A segment of the Bos taurus isolate L1 Dominette 01449 registration number 42190680 breed Hereford chromosome 8, ARS-UCD2.0, whole genome shotgun sequence genome:
GATCACTTGGTGAAGGTCCAAAGATTTGCTAATGTTGACAATCGTTGGAAGAAACGGATTTTTCTTTCATGACTGCTGAGGCTCTCAGATTCTTTTAGAGTGACTGTTTAGACATGTTGTTCAAgtcgctaactcatgtctgactctttgcaaccccatggactgtagcctccatggaattttccaggcaagaatactggagtgggttgccatcttcagTTTAGAGGtgatgagactttattttcttttaaaaacatcctGTGAAtgcttttatatgtatgtatttgtgtattgtgtgtatgtgtgtgtgtgtgaatatatatggtGTAAACAAAAAACCTCTTAGGGTTTCTTTCCTTTCATATAAAAGAAGCCCAGAGTTAGGTGGTCCATGGCTTGTATCTCAGCTCCATGAGGTAATCAGACACCAGAACACCTTCTGTTAATAGCTTTTTGGGCCATGGCTCCCACCTTCTGAGGTGCTTCATGGGGGTTTCAAAGTCTAAGTTGATTGATAGAGTTTAAGTCATCATATCTGTATTCCAGgtaagaaggagaaggaagatgaCAGAGCAAAAAATATTTGAGCACCTCTGGGCTAAGCAGTGGAATTCAGTCAAGAACTAAATACTTTGTCCCTATCCTCATGGAGTCTTATGGTGGTGGTAGGATTCAGACATTATAAACATCCCTGCACCTAAGTATGTAATTACTAATTTGGATTAATACTGTAAAAGTAAATAACTGAATTGTTTGAGAGAATGGAGGGGAGCCTAATTTAGATGTGAGGGCAAGGTGAGGGGGGTTTCTTGTTTTTAGCAGCCTCTGAACTGCAGGTACCTCTGAGTTCCTAACCAGCCATCTTTGAGTACTGAATGGAGGATAGAAATCTTCATGGTCATCATTCATAAATATCCTTGATGCTTCTGCTTAAAATGTCTGGGAATAAGTTGTGGTTATTCTTATTTCAAGCCCAGCTGAGGAGAAGCATATTATTTGCAGCCAGGATGGGAATATGAACAGAAATAAATCTCCAGGGGTAAGTTTAAAGTGGCCAAACCTTCCTGATCTTCGTCTgtaagagtttatttttgtttgcccCCTTCTCGCATTCTCTCTTTAAATGAACAACATCTGCAAAATAAAACCCGTCTTAAGGAAGGTGTGTAATAACCAAACCATTTTCTGTGCAGAGAAATGAAGAACTAGGTCTTTTCCCTACCTCCTCCCTGTAGGAAGGTAAAAGAACACCTTGAAGAGATGTTAGGAGCAACTGCTGGGCATTTGGAGGGAATTTTAGGTTGATTAGAAACTAGTTTTCagtgtgatgaaagtgaaaagtgaagtcactcagtcgtgtccaactctttgctattccatggactgtagcccaccaggctcctctgtccatgggattttccaggaagaatactggagtaggttgtcatttccttctccaagggatcttcccaacccagggatcaaacccaggtctcctgcattgcaggcagatgctttaacctctgcaccaccagggaagccctggtgtgaTGGGAATAGAATTTCAACAGACTAGAAGTTACAGTGGGCCTGTGctgctttttttttggtggttggttggtttagtcactaaattgtgtctgactctttgtgacctcatggactgttagcttgctgggctcctctgcccatggaatttaccaggcaagaatactagagtgggttgccatttccttctccagggacctgtGCTTCTAATGCTACTTCTACCAATTATTGGGTAAATGTAGCCTTGGATAAGTCACAAAGCTGGAAGTTTGCTACATCCAGGAGAAGAGTATCTTGGCCCATTTTGTTCATTGCTGAATTCCTAGCCCTAGCcctctgcctggcacatagttggccaataaatatttgttcggAGCCTTTTGGAGGAAATAATGAAACAAGTCCATCAATCCCTGTGTGATCTGATTTCAACAATATGGTTGAAGAGCCAGATTGGTAAAGATGTGGCAGGTTGTCGTGTAGAGGGGGCAAGGACGCTGGAGTAGGTCTGGAAACAAGGATTTTCCCATGCCAGCGTTGTGTTGGGAGGCTGGAGCGGTGGTGGGACAATGTGGCATCGAAGAGAGTGCTACAGGGAGTTCTTTCTATTGTTCCTCTTccagaaacacaagttggaactTCCAGGGATAATGATACCGCCTCCCACCCCAGCATACTCGCATGAGCAACTAAGTTCAGAATCCTTACCTCTATGGAACCAGTTTGACGTGTTGCCTCAGGATCTGCTGAAGGAGTGAGTGTCCTGTAAGCTGTGGGAGAACCAGAGCATCCTCTTTTCTCTAGAAGCTAAGAAACGTCTAAGCAGTGTGCTCtttctggggagggagggaagaaaaccATCCCCCTACTTGGTCCCTGAACTTGTGGACTTACGCATAGGCAATGATGACGATAATCACCACCATTTAAGTACTTGCCacctgccaggccctgtgcttaATAATTAGCACACTACCTATATTCTGTCATTTAAACCTTCACTGGGGGGTAGACACACTGTTCTTTTTATAGGTGAGTTATGGGTTAAGCGGAAGACGGAATGGATCTGTGGTTTGGAGCAAGACCACCTTTGAATTTTGTGTTGAAATTCATTGCCTTCGTGAATTTCCGCAATTTATTTAGCCTTATTaatcttcattttcctcatttgcaaagtgAAGATCATAAACCTGCCCTTGGGGTGTGGTAAGGATTCAGTGGTGTAAAGCACATGAGCCCGACATATAGTAAACTTAATCCACTCAGCCATTATGGCCATAGTTGCATCTGGAAGCCGCTACTGAATGAGCATCTGTTGGTACATGCCTTTTAAGGCCCAGGGTGGACATGTCTGCAAATATAGggcccttttcttctctttctccgcAGCCAAGAAAAGCTATTGCTGActgtctctgtgtctgtcccCTTCAGCCTCTTGCTGGATAAAGGGAAAACCATACTTTATCCAGAGATGCAGACACAGTTGGCCATGATGAAAAAGAAATCTCCCTTGGAAAAGAGCCGACCTGACAGTGCCATTTCTGCTAAGATGTATCTATCTGTACACCGCCTCACCCTACAAGTAAGAGCTAGGGACCCTCAGAGGAAGATGTCTGGGTGCAAGTCCAAACTCACCTGCCCTCAAGTCTGGAGGACTTagctttctaatttctttctcttctattctTCCACTCTGGATCCAGGTGCCACAGAAGGACTGGGCTGTGTGTGGGTGAAAGTGGATGTACAGGGAGAGGTTGGAGGAGAGCAGCGTTCTCTATTTCTTCTGCACTTGGCTTCCCACACCTGTCCCCTCTCCCGAGCTCCTGGTATAATGTTGCACACACTGGGCTTCTCAAAAAAGTgctcattgactcgatggataaAGGCATTTGGGGATACATTTTGGGAAAGAGAAAGACCTACAGtagagctttttttcttttctcttcttcttccttttttttttttttgctctagaAACCAGCATTGCGATATCCTGAACATTTGAAGAAACACTATTCTAACCTGAAAACAGATGGTAGGTTTTCTGATGCTGCTAGGTCTCCAGGTACCATCCCCCCTCTGCCCACATTTCTTACATTTGATCTTGGTCCCAACTCAGTGACGTTTGCAGCCACAGTCATACAGGGTCACTTGTAGACCTTAGGAGACTGCAGTTTCAAAAAGCACCCCCTCCCAGCTTGGTCCTGACCAGCGGGGAGAGAGCCTCACTACCAGGAGCCTCACTACACAGCAGGCGGCCCAGGGGGAGGGTGGGAGCTGTCCGGGAGAAGAGGGCTGAGCTGGCTATCTGGTCACCAGGTCAtaggaagcagcagcagcagcaacagaggaaGGTGAAGACAGCCACTAGGAAACAGGTAGAGTGACAGCGAAGGGACGCTCGGGACGCCTGGACACTTCCACTTGGGGTTGGAGCGAGTGGGTGCAGCCTGGAACAGGAAGGGGTTATACAAGGGATGGGATTCTCCCTGTTTGCTGGTTGTAGATACAAAGTTCCTGTGTGGTTATACTAACAGCCTTCTTTTCAACCCTTTTGGAAGAGATTTCTTCACTTTCAAAAGTCCTAATTCACCTCCTCCTCATGTGGGTTTCAGGAGGCTaaaaggagatgcaagagtgaaCCAGGGAGCCACAACACCTCGCACAAACATTCAGGTGCCGTGGTTTGTGACCCACACTGTGGTAAGGAGAGTGTATGGGTTTGGGAGTGACAGAATCCCAGGACCTAGCTGAGGACAGGAGAAGCTGAACACGTTTGGCATTTGAGGATCCATGTCTGTCAGGCACTTGAATGCTCCTTGGAATGCTTCGGTTTGGCTGGTCTACCATGTACCAGCCTTCCTTCAAATATTTGCTCAGCAAGTGAGCTGGGCCAGACGTCTGCTTCACATGGGGATTTGAGAGATGGCCATGAGCATGAGTCAGAATCACTTACTCCTCAGGTCCTACTTTAGAAAAGGAAGCGGTTTGAGGATGAAGAGTTAGCCCGGGTTATTGAAGAGAAGAGCCTCAAGGGCCCACTGGCCCGTGAGACAGGGAAGAGCCGGGGCCCCTCACGAGAGCCCCAGGAGAGTTCTAAGGAAGCAGAGTCAGCCACTTCTCAGCCACATGTTGAAGTCTCAGGAGTCTTTCATGGTTCAGCCCTGTCCAGGAGGCAGGGGGCTAGTTCTTGACCGGTAGTCCCTTTCCTCTAGCGTTCATGCCACAGATAAGAGACTCCCTCTTTTGGAGTTCTTATTATGGTCTGAGCTGAAGGATATACTTACCCCGGTCCCTCTGACGTTTCTCAGTTTGAGTGCAGAATGAGAAGCAAGGAGAAAGAATCCCCCTAAACTGCGGCAGATTCTTCTGCCCTAAATAGACTGGACATCACTGTCTGTGATGGGGAACTAACTGTTTAATCGTCAGAATTCACCCTCCAACCCTGGAGCACTGGGAAAGCGAGGGTGAGGTGTTTTCTGAGAAGGATGCTTTTCTTGGTTTATCTCCCAACTCATCCTGCTCTCTGATACTAAAAGTATCTTCTAACCTGGAGATCGAAGAAGCCTCCTGACCTTCACACGGGAGGTAGACAGCACTGGGGCTGGGCCCAGCGCGGAGGCGCTTGTTCAAGGTTAGTCCGCTATCCAGGGCGATGACAGCTCCCCTGAGTTTCATTCTGGTGCCTTGTTCCTCTTCCTGGTGCCTCCAGTAGGAGCAGCTTTGCTTGGGTGACTGGGGCTCCCTTTTGAATTATATGGTTAGAGCAGTGGCTTGTCCTCTCTGAGTTGAGAAAGGCCTCATGGAAGAGGTGATTTTTgcactggatcctggatatttgtGAGAGTTTCCCGGATACGGAAGAgaattcctggaccagggatgggtTGGGTGAACGTGTCTTGGAGGAGCATGGCTGCAGGGAGCACTGAGCAGTCTGCTGTGGCTGTGGGGTTGGGTATTTAAGGGAGAGAGGTGGATCAGGCTGACAACATGGCCTGCTGAGATGTTTGATCTTTATCCTCAGTGGTGGGCAGTGGTGATCTGCGTTGACAGCACCCTGAGATCAACTGAGGAGCTTTCAAAACCCTAACACCCGTGTTGCACCCTAGACCTATTAAAATCAGAGTGTATGGTGTTGGGTCCAGGCCTGGGTGGTTTTCAGAATGCCCCAGAGTGTAACTAAGGTGTGAATCAGTGCTGACAGGGAGCCAGCACAACTGTGGAGCAAGGGACTTCCTTGTTTGCCTGTCCCTTTTAGCCTCATACTGCTGGTGGTAGCTTGGAAGAATTGCGCATTtaaaggaagagaaacagaagggaaagaaCTAGTGCATTTCGTGACTAGTTGGGGGAAAGATCTGACACAAAAGAGTCATAGATCTAGAAATTGGGGGGTGGGAGGATGTTCATTTTCATAAGTCAATAGAGGTAACTTAGGGATGGCACAAGAAAGTAAGAACAggattcataaactgaacagatagACCTAGGAGTTCTTTTGCTATACTGACATACAGGTGCTTGCCCCTTAGGTTTTTCTGAGGAATCCTGGATCTTTTAACACACAGTTTACCTTACTCACTAATTCTATGATAGATGTGGTCACAGTCCCAGGCGAACAGAATCACGAATAGAACTTAAGAGGGCCTCATTCCCTTTGACCTGCCTCTAAGGCCCTGGCTGGGGAGTCACCTGTAGACTAGGGGTCAACTAGAAGCCCAGCAATGGGATGTGGAATACCAGTAAGAGGCTTGAATTGGTCTTGTGGTTGCTAGGTCGCAAAACTCTACGAGGTCAGGAAAGCagcaaaaagcagcagcagcagatgaagaCAGAAGGCCCCACCTTGAAACAGGTGAGAGTGTATGAGGGACATCCTGCTAGGGCCCTATTTCAGTTGGCTGTGGTGTGCATGCTgacacttcggtcgtgtccgactccatgacgctgtggattgtagcctgccaggctcctctgtccatggggattctccaggcaacagtactggagtgggttgccatgccttgctccaggggatcttcccgacccagacagggattgaatccacgtctcttaggcctcctgcagtggcaggaaggttctttgccactagggccacccgggaagcccttagTTGTCTATTATTGTATAACAAACCACCCAAAGTGGGACCACAGTGGTTTGttatttttcatgattctgtGGGTTGATTGGATAATTTTCTGGTCTTGCCTAAGGTCACTCATGCAGCTGCATTCAGctggaggctgggctggggctcTTGGCCAAATTGTCTTTAGTTCTCTTTTATGAGGCCTCTCCACATGTCTAGTCTGGGTTTCTTGACAGCCAAGAAGTAATCTCAGGAAGGCACTTTCCTAGGGATGGGCCTGGAACTGGAACCATGTCACTTCTGCcacattttatttgttaaaaaaaaaatccaagtctaGTTCAGATTCGAGAGGAGAGGAAATTGACTCTGCCTCATGAtgatcacttttcactttcaagcattggagaaggaaatggcaacccactccagtgttcttgcctggagaatccccgggacggcggagcctggtgggctgccgtctatggggtcgcacagagtcggacatgactgaagcaacttagcagcagcagcagcagcagcagcataatggtAAGAACAGCATGTGCTTATAGGAATGGGAAGAATTGCTGGCAGCtgcccaggtttgatacctgggttggaaagatcccttggaggatcccactctagtattcctgcctggagaatcctatggacagagaagcctggcgggctacagtccatgggattgcaaacagtgggacatgacggagtgactaatACATACACACGCCTTTGGAGGCAGTTTACCCTTAGTTAACTGCTGGGACTGGGGAAAACTGCATTCTGGCTTCACGTGGTCAGCCTGCAAGGCAGAAGAACCCGTGACCCAGCTTCTCTCTTCAGTGTCAGATGGTGGCATTTTGTCCTGTCTTAGACGTTAATTTCTCCAAGGAAAGCATCATTTAGAAAAACCCTTTGTTTCCTAAATCCTGACTCAAGTTTCTTTACACTTTTGAATTTCAGGATTCCACAGAGAGACTACAGACAAACGTTGCTAAGAAATCCCTGGACTCCTCCCGCAGTAAGAAGAGTAAGAGCCTCGGGTGGAGGAACCTTAGAAAGTGTCTTGAGGACAGGGGGAGCAGAACCCTGTTGATCAGGATGGTTCACTTCCCTGGAGGGCACAACCCTCATACATCAGAAGAGTCCTCCAGACTCCCCAGCCCTTCCTTTTCTGTCTTCCATTTTTCATAGTTAACTGGGAGAAGGCTACAGGTGCAGTTGATGGCTGGGTCTTTTTTTAGGTCCCAAATTATCCCAAATAGAATACACTAAGAAGGACATCAAGACTCAGATGGAGATTTTGCTGGAAGACCAAATGAGGTCCCCAAAGAGTGCTTCTAGCATTAGCTGGAACCCGGAGCTCAAACTGCTGAGGATTCTTCAGGCCACAGATGAAGAGGACGAGGAGACCCACCCCTCTGGGGCACAGAGTGAAGTGTCCGAGGTGTAGGCAGAAGGATGCTCGGGCTCCCAAGCACAGCGGCCTTGGACATGAGGGCAGGAAGGAGCGGGGACTTCGACTCCCTGGAGCCCTTGCCAGGGTCTGACCTTAGGgattctgttttcttcatttgctTCTACTTGCTTctgaaataaatgagagagagaaaaagcccTTTCTAACTTGGATTGTTTCTCTCCCTTTAGGGCCCAGGGTAATTTTAATGATTAAACACAGCCGCTGCTTATCAATAGACACGTTTCTCTGTTTCTGGGTCACTTTTATCTCCTCGCTGAAATGCTGAAAGGTTTCTAGTTATAGGAAGATGAATTTGGGCTGTGGAAACCCCTAACatgttgcttttccttttattctctgGAAATGGTTTGTCTTGAGGATAACATCTGCATCTGTCAAATAACATTCATTGTTATGTGTCGTATTTCTATTCATGTGGTAGGGGACTTGGACTGACATAAAAGAGTCCAAGGATCCAGTTCCCGAGTTACTGAGTCTGCAGGAAAATTTCAGTAATGCTTGTAAAGACTCAAAATTTCAGAGTCTCAGGGTCCCCTGTGCTTGGTTTTTGCAAGGATTTTGTACAATGTTTTCATCCTTAAActtttttaatacagaaaaatttccaaattaTGTAAAAGAATTAGGTAAAATTATTGAAACTCTCAGGGACCCAGAGTCTTAGGTTTGAGTTATAAAAGCCTGGGCCCCACGCCCATGAGTTTCGGTAAGAGCAGGTGGGGCCCCAGTATTCTCAGCAGTTCTGCTCCTGAGCTCGAGCTTCCTCCCCATAATTAGGGGCTGGATGGAGGAAGAGAGATTCCATCTATAGGCTGTACTCACCAGAGCTTAGTCTCTGCAACAGGTAGGGGCAGGATGAGAAAGGATGACATTCTGTTCTTCCTGGAAAGTAGCCCTCGGATGTAGAactagggagggagggagccctgTGTCCTTGGGCTGCAGCAGTCTGGAGGAGAGTCATCTCACTGAAGTGGGGGGAAAGGAGTGGGTGGGGAAAGGCTCTTCCCTTCACATACCATAGACTCTTGCAGTTCTCACCGAGGTTTTGTAGATGtaaggtaagggagttagagaacgcgaggttcagaaaaagaacgaGACTGGCACTTTAcagaacagatcacctttaatgaggcgagaaggggcagcagtcagattagcgagctgctgcactaacctaagaaaagagtaagtatatataggcacgTATGTGAAAAGTTACTGTCTTAAGGGGatctgttcttctccaaggttgttcggagtagttatctcttaaatggctggggcaaggactTTTGGAGATGGGCCAGAAGCTggaccagctgggagctgggcatAATCAACCTTAATATCCATTTTTCTTCTGGTGAGagtgttctttgttttgcatgGAACGGTGGGGAGGgcctggaggggagttttaactccaggctattttgagctgtGTGACTTTCCTTCAGTAGGTTTTCTTGAacaactgtttcttcatttgttgtATGCTCTTAGAGCCATTTCCAGAGACTTaaacaaatcaaaataattttcattagttTCACTGGAGAGCTGTTTGTGGAGCTCCTTGTACTGTGAGGCCAGAAGTGGAACTCTAAACTGGGcctgagaaatttttttttataaagagaaaCTTACCCCTCATCAATTATTTGGTTACCCTAAATACAGTTCAGccaagaaaggcagattaaataTTCGACTCCTTTTTTAACATTGTCTCAAAACAGACCAAATTAGAAAGCTGAAACTGCTGCCTATCCATTCTTCATCTTTTTCAAGACAACTCAAAATTATATGACCTCATTTGTGTTACTAGACTGAACTATTCTTAGCTGAATCTTCACAGTAAGAAGAAGCCAAGAGGCATCATGTGgactgtttttctgaaatttttttcctcaaatataCGTTGCTTTGCAGAGTGACTTCTGTGGGCTaacttaaaaatttataaatcttGCCACTTCTTCCTTAGCCTACCTTCAGAACTGTCTTCCTGAGAAAACCCCGTTTCCAGTGGTCAGTAGGGGGCTTGAGGTTGCACAAGGCTTAGCTTTAAATCACTCATTTTATCTGAAGACTCAGAGAAGGTCTAACTCTTTCAAAACAAATTCAACTACTTTGCTTACTTAGTAAAGCAACTCCCACATTAAAGTCCTGATAGTTAATACAAAGTTACCTTTTGAATTGTGACATATTTTGAGTGAGAAAATAATTGTTATCTGAACACTggcctttgcttctcttttcaaagagagaaaaaattattGTAGGCCGAAACTTGTTTTATCTTTGTTATGCCAATCCCTCAAATTTGGATAATCACAAAATGAATATAGAGAAGTATAGCCTACGGAGCACATTACAGTTTTCAAGGTGCTTCATATCCACTATTTTGATTGGTTCTCTGGCCAACTCTATAGATAGAGGGGATTGTCTCCGTTTTATGGtttaggaaactgaagctcagaataCAGGGCTGATGCTAGGCCATTTGGGGACCTTTGGGTGAGTTAGAGAAAGGGACCCTTCAAGACACTTTACAAACTATTTGCTAAAAACTTATttcaatggataaacaaatctATGGTGATTACCATTTGAGCAACACCCCTGAGTTGGCCCACCACCTGCGCAATAGTACCTGCTGGTCTTGCTGGCGAGGTTAAGTAATTTTTCAGACATCCAAGGCCGGCAAGTGAAGGGGGTTGGGCTTAAAACCCGAGTCCTTGCTCTTCAGTCCACTGTGTTCTGATGCCTCTCTGGTTCCCTCTCTTTATGCACAGACGACAATCTTAATCAGACAGGAAGGATGAGGCTGTGTAGAAAAGAACTGACTGATGGCAAGGAGCCCTCCCGAAGCCTTTGCTTCAGCCTCTCCATGTTCTGAGAGAGGAGGAGCCCGGTAACTGTTGCTAACTGCCGTTTTCCTGCCATGTGGGCCGCAGGCAGCAGGAGAATCAAGGCCTAACAGCCAGGAGGCTCCAGGATCAGTTGGAGATCCACTTTATGTACTTAagtaggcttctctggtggctcagatggtaaagaatctgcctgctatgtgagagacctgggttcgatccctgggttgagaagatcccctggagaagggaaaggctacccactccagtattctgccctggagaattccatggactgtacagtccaaggggtcgcagagtcggactgagcaactttcacttcagacAAGAGGACCTGAGCCTTGGCCTGTTAGACTGGTGTCCTGGAGCTTTGAGTTCCTAAGAAACTAGATTCtgatttcttttgttcttttctactttctttgTGATCTCTACTAGGGATAGGCCACTTTGAGTCACCTTGGTTTTCTGAGCATACCTTCCAGTGACACTCGGCTCAGTTTGACCTGTGTGTAGAGAGTCAGTGAAAGCATCTTTCGACATTCTCTGCCCCTG
Coding sequences within it:
- the C8H9orf43 gene encoding uncharacterized protein C9orf43 homolog isoform X3; this translates as MATETASDTDDRVWWDMDLPDKSQWDETTCDLAVCQHPQCWATIRRIERGHPRLLDSSSKSFLDAEDKLPVLTIVNIADSCFPAKRVMCRCHLPGFTFTKARSLLSSKFDSKFEGRKDLPDRDLMNRADRSPKVSHRLKKLSVLNLNETKLPCPQDVGNMDVIWIPEKHVSPAEEKHIICSQDGNMNRNKSPGKHKLELPGIMIPPPTPAYSHEQLSSESLPLWNQFDVLPQDLLKDQEKLLLTVSVSVPFSLLLDKGKTILYPEMQTQLAMMKKKSPLEKSRPDSAISAKMYLSVHRLTLQKPALRYPEHLKKHYSNLKTDGHRKQQQQQQRKVKTATRKQEAKRRCKSEPGSHNTSHKHSGRKTLRGQESSKKQQQQMKTEGPTLKQDSTERLQTNVAKKSLDSSRSKKSPKLSQIEYTKKDIKTQMEILLEDQMRSPKSASSISWNPELKLLRILQATDEEDEETHPSGAQSEVSEV
- the C8H9orf43 gene encoding uncharacterized protein C9orf43 homolog (The RefSeq protein has 1 substitution compared to this genomic sequence) encodes the protein MDLPDKSQWDETTCDLAVCQHPQCWATIRRIERGHPRLLDSSSKSFLDAEDKLPVLTIVNIADSCFPAKRVMCRCHLPGFTFTKARSLLSSKFDSKFEGRKDLPDRDLVNRADRSPKLSVLNLNETKLPCPQDVGNMDVIWIPEKHVSPAEEKHIICSQDGNMNRNKSPGKHKLELPGIMIPPPTPAYSHEQLSSESLPLWNQFDVLPQDLLKDLLLDKGKTILYPEMQTQLAMMKKKSPLEKSRPDSAISAKMYLSVHRLTLQKPALRYPEHLKKHYSNLKTDGHRKQQQQQQRKVKTATRKQEAKRRCKSEPGSHNTSHKHSGRKTLRGQESSKKQQQQMKTEGPTLKQDSTERLQTNVAKKSLDSSRSKKSPKLSQIEYTKKDIKTQMEILLEDQMRSPKSASSISWNPELKLLRILQATDEEDEETHPSGAQSEVSEV
- the C8H9orf43 gene encoding uncharacterized protein C9orf43 homolog isoform X5 — translated: MATETASDTDDRVWWDMDLPDKSQWDETTCDLAVCQHPQCWATIRRIERGHPRLLDSSSKSFLDAEDKLPVLTIVNIADSCFPAKRVMCRCHLPGFTFTKARSLLSSKFDSKFEGRKDLPDRDLMNRADRSPKVSHRLKKLSVLNLNETKLPCPQDVGNMDVIWIPEKHVSPAEEKHIICSQDGNMNRNKSPGKHKLELPGIMIPPPTPAYSHEQLSSESLPLWNQFDVLPQDLLKDLLLDKGKTILYPEMQTQLAMMKKKSPLEKSRPDSAISAKMYLSVHRLTLQKPALRYPEHLKKHYSNLKTDGHRKQQQQQQRKVKTATRKQEAKRRCKSEPGSHNTSHKHSGRKTLRGQESSKKQQQQMKTEGPTLKQDSTERLQTNVAKKSLDSSRSKKSPKLSQIEYTKKDIKTQMEILLEDQMRSPKSASSISWNPELKLLRILQATDEEDEETHPSGAQSEVSEV
- the C8H9orf43 gene encoding uncharacterized protein C9orf43 homolog isoform X2, translated to MATETASDTDDRVWWDMDLPDKSQWDETTCDLAVCQHPQCWATIRRIERGHPRLLDSSSKSFLDAEDKLPVLTIVNIADSCFPAKRVMCRCHLPGFTFTKARSLLSSKFDSKFEGRKDLPDRDLMNRADRSPKLSVLNLNETKLPCPQDVGNMDVIWIPEKHVSPAEEKHIICSQDGNMNRNKSPGKHKLELPGIMIPPPTPAYSHEQLSSESLPLWNQFDVLPQDLLKDQEKLLLTVSVSVPFSLLLDKGKTILYPEMQTQLAMMKKKSPLEKSRPDSAISAKMYLSVHRLTLQKPALRYPEHLKKHYSNLKTDGHRKQQQQQQRKVKTATRKQEAKRRCKSEPGSHNTSHKHSGAVVCDPHCGRKTLRGQESSKKQQQQMKTEGPTLKQDSTERLQTNVAKKSLDSSRSKKSPKLSQIEYTKKDIKTQMEILLEDQMRSPKSASSISWNPELKLLRILQATDEEDEETHPSGAQSEVSEV
- the C8H9orf43 gene encoding uncharacterized protein C9orf43 homolog isoform X4 produces the protein MATETASDTDDRVWWDMDLPDKSQWDETTCDLAVCQHPQCWATIRRIERGHPRLLDSSSKSFLDAEDKLPVLTIVNIADSCFPAKRVMCRCHLPGFTFTKARSLLSSKFDSKFEGRKDLPDRDLMNRADRSPKVSHRLKKLSVLNLNETKLPCPQDVGNMDVIWIPEKHVSPAEEKHIICSQDGNMNRNKSPGKHKLELPGIMIPPPTPAYSHEQLSSESLPLWNQFDVLPQDLLKDLLLDKGKTILYPEMQTQLAMMKKKSPLEKSRPDSAISAKMYLSVHRLTLQKPALRYPEHLKKHYSNLKTDGHRKQQQQQQRKVKTATRKQEAKRRCKSEPGSHNTSHKHSGAVVCDPHCGRKTLRGQESSKKQQQQMKTEGPTLKQDSTERLQTNVAKKSLDSSRSKKSPKLSQIEYTKKDIKTQMEILLEDQMRSPKSASSISWNPELKLLRILQATDEEDEETHPSGAQSEVSEV
- the C8H9orf43 gene encoding uncharacterized protein C9orf43 homolog isoform X1 → MATETASDTDDRVWWDMDLPDKSQWDETTCDLAVCQHPQCWATIRRIERGHPRLLDSSSKSFLDAEDKLPVLTIVNIADSCFPAKRVMCRCHLPGFTFTKARSLLSSKFDSKFEGRKDLPDRDLMNRADRSPKVSHRLKKLSVLNLNETKLPCPQDVGNMDVIWIPEKHVSPAEEKHIICSQDGNMNRNKSPGKHKLELPGIMIPPPTPAYSHEQLSSESLPLWNQFDVLPQDLLKDQEKLLLTVSVSVPFSLLLDKGKTILYPEMQTQLAMMKKKSPLEKSRPDSAISAKMYLSVHRLTLQKPALRYPEHLKKHYSNLKTDGHRKQQQQQQRKVKTATRKQEAKRRCKSEPGSHNTSHKHSGAVVCDPHCGRKTLRGQESSKKQQQQMKTEGPTLKQDSTERLQTNVAKKSLDSSRSKKSPKLSQIEYTKKDIKTQMEILLEDQMRSPKSASSISWNPELKLLRILQATDEEDEETHPSGAQSEVSEV
- the C8H9orf43 gene encoding uncharacterized protein C9orf43 homolog isoform X6, translating into MATETASDTDDRVWWDMDLPDKSQWDETTCDLAVCQHPQCWATIRRIERGHPRLLDSSSKSFLDAEDKLPVLTIVNIADSCFPAKRVMCRCHLPGFTFTKARSLLSSKFDSKFEGRKDLPDRDLMNRADRSPKLSVLNLNETKLPCPQDVGNMDVIWIPEKHVSPAEEKHIICSQDGNMNRNKSPGKHKLELPGIMIPPPTPAYSHEQLSSESLPLWNQFDVLPQDLLKDLLLDKGKTILYPEMQTQLAMMKKKSPLEKSRPDSAISAKMYLSVHRLTLQKPALRYPEHLKKHYSNLKTDGHRKQQQQQQRKVKTATRKQEAKRRCKSEPGSHNTSHKHSGRKTLRGQESSKKQQQQMKTEGPTLKQDSTERLQTNVAKKSLDSSRSKKSPKLSQIEYTKKDIKTQMEILLEDQMRSPKSASSISWNPELKLLRILQATDEEDEETHPSGAQSEVSEV